In Leptospiraceae bacterium, one genomic interval encodes:
- a CDS encoding AAA family ATPase, giving the protein MKLDKITRKLAEAFTHSIQFAEEQNNSEQTEEHIIYSILTDDSGMGEILLSHLNLDRIKFKNLAKQAITKLPKVQGGMHIEPSRGLMAVVKQADTIRTELKDEYLSTEHVLAAFLSDSKTNLKSEFNREGLNYNNLTTSIRNLRKGKTVMDDSPETKIDTLKKYARDLNEQARKGKLDPVIGRDEEIRRIIQVLSRRTKNNPLIIGDPGVGKTAIVEGLAGKIIAGDVPDGIKSKSIFALDLGAMIAGAKYRGEFEDRLKALLDEVKNSDGNIILFIDEIHTIVGAGATEGSLDASNMLKPALARGELRCIGATTLKEYQKYIEKDAALERRFQPVFAKEPTIEETIMILRGLKSNYELHHGIRIKDSAIIAAANLSNRYITDRFLPDKAVDLIDEASSKMRIEMDSMPENMDRMQKKIQSLKIEREALKKEKDKASVSRLEELESELSKNEEEFSLIQTKWKSEREKIQKIKSLKEEFEKYKNLEKEAERNGNLNLVAEIRYGKLIEIDKELFTANQELSSVYGQDRLLREEVSEEDIANIVSRWTGIPVSKMLQGEKEKLLHMEDALKERVVGQNHAISLLCESIRRSRAGLSDGTRPTGSFLLLGPTGVGKTETAKALAAFLFDDPAAIVRIDMSEYMESHSVSKLIGAPPGYVGYDEGGQLTEVIRRRPYSIILLDEIEKAHKDVFNIFLQLFDEGRLTDGKGRLVDFKNTVVIMTSNIGTSILQEDITIEEKERLIDRELKKQFKPEFLNRLDEIVIYNRIDESVLEKIVEIQLKELSERLKNSGLEVKYSSELKKHLCQTGFDSEYGARPLKRLIQRELGNSLSEFILKGNYQQGTKLIADYKMGAIELSFDSN; this is encoded by the coding sequence ATGAAATTAGATAAAATTACTCGAAAATTGGCGGAAGCATTTACTCATTCGATTCAATTTGCTGAAGAGCAAAATAATTCCGAGCAGACAGAAGAGCATATTATATATTCGATATTAACCGATGATTCTGGTATGGGAGAAATTTTACTTTCTCATCTTAATCTTGATAGAATAAAGTTTAAGAATTTAGCAAAACAGGCTATTACTAAATTGCCAAAGGTGCAGGGTGGGATGCATATAGAGCCTTCGAGAGGGCTTATGGCGGTGGTAAAACAAGCGGATACGATTCGAACTGAGTTGAAAGACGAATACCTGTCCACCGAGCATGTATTAGCCGCATTCCTATCTGATAGTAAAACAAATTTAAAAAGCGAATTCAATAGAGAAGGACTTAATTATAATAATTTAACTACGAGCATTCGGAATTTAAGAAAAGGTAAAACTGTTATGGACGATTCACCTGAAACAAAAATTGATACATTGAAAAAATATGCACGGGATTTGAATGAGCAAGCAAGAAAAGGAAAACTAGATCCTGTAATTGGGAGAGATGAAGAGATAAGAAGAATTATACAAGTTCTTTCTCGTCGAACCAAGAATAATCCGCTCATCATTGGCGATCCCGGTGTAGGCAAGACTGCCATTGTAGAAGGACTTGCCGGAAAAATTATTGCCGGAGATGTTCCAGATGGAATCAAGAGCAAATCCATATTTGCCCTTGATTTAGGAGCGATGATTGCGGGTGCAAAGTATCGAGGAGAATTTGAAGATCGCTTAAAAGCACTCTTAGATGAAGTAAAGAATTCAGACGGAAATATTATTTTATTTATTGATGAAATCCACACTATCGTAGGTGCAGGTGCGACAGAAGGTTCTCTCGATGCATCTAATATGCTTAAGCCTGCACTCGCTCGTGGCGAATTACGGTGTATAGGCGCTACCACGCTCAAAGAGTATCAAAAATATATAGAGAAAGACGCTGCATTAGAGAGGAGGTTTCAACCAGTTTTTGCTAAAGAGCCCACAATTGAGGAGACAATCATGATTTTGCGCGGCTTGAAGAGTAATTACGAATTGCATCACGGAATTCGAATTAAGGATTCTGCCATTATTGCTGCGGCGAATTTATCAAACCGTTATATAACTGATCGTTTTTTACCGGATAAAGCTGTTGATTTAATTGATGAGGCTTCCAGTAAGATGAGAATCGAAATGGATAGTATGCCTGAAAATATGGATCGAATGCAGAAAAAAATTCAATCCTTGAAAATAGAAAGAGAGGCATTAAAGAAAGAAAAGGATAAAGCATCTGTTTCTAGGTTAGAAGAATTAGAATCTGAACTTTCTAAAAATGAAGAAGAATTTTCCCTTATTCAAACAAAATGGAAAAGTGAGCGTGAAAAAATTCAAAAGATTAAATCTCTTAAAGAAGAATTTGAGAAATATAAAAATTTGGAAAAGGAAGCGGAACGTAATGGTAATTTGAATTTAGTTGCAGAGATTCGTTACGGTAAATTAATCGAAATTGATAAAGAGCTTTTTACGGCAAATCAAGAGTTATCGTCAGTGTATGGGCAGGATAGACTTCTTCGGGAAGAAGTTTCAGAGGAAGACATTGCAAATATCGTATCTCGATGGACAGGAATTCCTGTAAGTAAAATGCTACAAGGCGAGAAAGAAAAATTACTTCATATGGAAGATGCATTAAAGGAGAGAGTGGTAGGACAAAATCACGCTATATCACTGTTATGCGAATCGATTCGAAGATCGAGAGCCGGGCTCAGTGATGGAACTCGACCAACTGGTTCTTTCTTATTATTAGGTCCTACGGGAGTTGGTAAAACGGAAACTGCTAAAGCTTTAGCTGCTTTTTTATTCGATGATCCAGCGGCAATTGTTCGAATAGATATGAGTGAATACATGGAATCGCATTCGGTTTCCAAATTAATCGGAGCGCCACCTGGCTACGTTGGTTATGATGAAGGTGGGCAGCTAACGGAAGTTATTCGCAGAAGACCTTACAGCATAATATTGTTAGATGAAATTGAAAAAGCACATAAAGATGTTTTCAATATCTTCTTACAGTTGTTTGATGAAGGTCGGTTGACCGATGGAAAGGGAAGACTCGTAGATTTTAAGAACACAGTTGTTATAATGACTTCCAATATTGGCACTTCGATATTACAGGAAGATATTACGATAGAAGAAAAGGAAAGACTTATTGACAGAGAATTGAAGAAACAATTTAAGCCAGAGTTTTTGAATCGCTTAGATGAGATTGTTATTTATAATCGAATCGATGAATCTGTGCTAGAAAAAATCGTTGAGATTCAATTGAAGGAATTGTCTGAGCGATTAAAGAATAGTGGTTTAGAAGTAAAGTATAGCTCCGAGCTAAAAAAGCATCTTTGTCAAACAGGATTTGATTCAGAGTATGGGGCACGACCACTCAAGAGACTCATTCAGCGCGAGCTTGGTAACTCTTTAAGCGAATTTATTTTGAAAGGAAATTACCAGCAAGGCACAAAATTGATAGCAGACTATAAAATGGGAGCTATTGAGTTAAGTTTTGATTCAAATTGA
- a CDS encoding ABC transporter ATP-binding protein, with product MENVLEIKNLTVSILENRILKDISVSIERSKITGMIGGSGSGKTTLIRTILNIQMPEDAKIEGEIFIKGEIASAENRMYVQPVFQDPGSYFNPRWNLLQCLEEPLHILTSISKQEKLERIKPLMKEFSLSEKYLSQSIKRFSGGELQRISLIRAILCNPEVLLMDEPVSGLDPLIQKEALRLIRELNSQKKITIFLISHDIDFISKLCDFVYVIQNGEIVEKNFTSKILDNPQNEYTKLLLQSRNLAEVK from the coding sequence ATGGAAAACGTTTTAGAAATTAAGAATCTTACTGTTTCAATTCTAGAAAATAGAATATTAAAAGACATTTCTGTTTCAATAGAAAGAAGTAAGATTACTGGAATGATTGGAGGCTCAGGTTCCGGAAAAACTACTCTTATTCGCACAATACTCAATATACAAATGCCTGAAGATGCAAAAATTGAGGGCGAGATTTTTATCAAAGGAGAAATTGCTAGTGCAGAAAACCGTATGTATGTGCAACCTGTTTTCCAAGATCCGGGGAGTTACTTCAATCCACGATGGAATTTACTTCAATGTTTAGAAGAGCCTTTGCATATTTTAACTTCTATTTCAAAGCAAGAAAAACTCGAAAGAATTAAACCCTTGATGAAGGAATTTTCTCTTTCGGAAAAATATTTATCTCAAAGTATAAAACGTTTTTCAGGCGGAGAATTACAGCGAATATCCTTAATTAGGGCTATTCTTTGTAATCCGGAAGTCCTTCTCATGGATGAGCCGGTTAGTGGACTTGATCCCTTAATTCAAAAAGAAGCCTTGCGGCTTATACGGGAATTAAACTCGCAAAAGAAAATTACAATATTTTTAATATCGCATGATATAGATTTTATATCGAAGCTTTGTGATTTTGTATACGTAATTCAAAATGGTGAAATTGTAGAGAAAAATTTTACATCAAAAATATTGGACAATCCACAGAATGAATATACGAAGCTACTCTTACAATCACGCAACCTTGCAGAAGTAAAATAA
- a CDS encoding dolichol kinase encodes MGIFNYKRKLFHLLGFILPYLYYIDIFKDAFGLTNASRAIIFSILMFQGLVLVTTEYLRLKNLSFKKWFSENFGALMKKEEETRMNATIPYMLSNAIVVLFFPPEFYFFAVGFLLIGDPVAAFFGANYGKYRFYNGKSLVGVVSFIIAACLVGLLFMLIFQNTKEGSLFALFTQNGLNYKALIAVLLSAIVSGLTEFFSGHAWNGFLDDNLTIPLAAAFTLAVAFVLLFGINVNEIFFPVMDLYK; translated from the coding sequence ATGGGTATTTTTAATTACAAAAGAAAACTTTTTCATCTATTAGGATTTATTCTTCCTTATTTGTATTATATTGATATTTTTAAGGATGCTTTCGGCTTAACAAATGCATCGAGAGCAATTATTTTTTCCATTCTCATGTTTCAGGGATTGGTCTTAGTCACAACCGAATATCTAAGACTAAAAAACCTATCTTTTAAAAAATGGTTTTCTGAAAACTTCGGAGCGCTTATGAAGAAGGAAGAAGAAACTAGAATGAATGCGACTATTCCCTATATGCTCTCTAATGCAATTGTAGTTTTATTCTTTCCACCTGAATTTTATTTTTTCGCGGTCGGTTTTTTACTGATTGGAGATCCTGTCGCTGCTTTCTTCGGAGCGAATTATGGCAAATACCGATTCTACAACGGCAAATCCTTAGTTGGCGTTGTATCCTTTATTATTGCAGCTTGTCTTGTTGGTCTTCTTTTTATGCTAATTTTTCAAAATACTAAAGAAGGATCTTTATTTGCCCTTTTCACTCAAAATGGACTCAATTACAAAGCACTGATCGCAGTCCTACTGTCAGCTATCGTTTCGGGGCTAACAGAGTTTTTCTCCGGTCATGCCTGGAATGGGTTTTTAGATGATAATCTTACTATTCCACTGGCGGCAGCGTTTACTCTAGCGGTCGCATTTGTTCTTTTATTTGGAATCAATGTAAATGAAATCTTTTTTCCCGTGATGGATTTGTATAAATAG
- a CDS encoding protein kinase gives MNLICPSCKTENPSIAIFCSNCGYNLKQFKELSDLELLQESLAAKDYKVERRIDGGTQSDPFLCEYIPTGEKFVIRLLKKDQPEDLRDLFITGINLNAQLDHPNILKVKEVGMLGERPYFISKYADNGTLSWLLNTYGTKGMPIEEAIGLTIKILKGLHEIHEQNVIHRNLKPDAIFTQKNGEPVIGEFGLAKQIEDGNKIKSENLVGTLEYMSPERCKLKRVDRRSDIYSVGIMLYQLLTGELPFTGDTQTLIFKQTNEVLPTITYKLLAKGLNSIISGKEKLYLAAGEIQAILEKACKKGPSSRYNNAIEFANVLEKFLTFVSTPSQTANKENRWKALNQYRADHNANVSDDRLGITNAVDAFARLISAKSVHPPLSIGLFGNWGAGKSFFMSKLSKEIERLTKSMRSEAKAGVEQSNLAFYGNIVQIEFNTWHFVDANLWASLVNHIFSNLRIKGEPVDEVKERRNFLIKRIESEKNGLLDLEKDEEKFSAKVNDITAEIEKESVNYKSVIYNLFDKSFDSAIKEKISPDEIKEWCKKAGIEYNPDEPIASQMQRIYAESDKFKSLPLLEQVKSRYKGYLYFGIVVLILFLLGVFWATLSYLLNIFFGSDWIDKITKFSTDLLLSVIGSITAMLAPVYPIYVGLKSWATKYLNWSPQFFKKIKDTIPDLNAELEKKEKEKEKKLADLEAKKKTFEEKKENARSEIQKLESDLDKTSDGDYLSTFIKGRMGTDEYTKHLGLQAKIRTDFEQLSNLIEKYNKSMLAGEVKDNDGYMINRIVLYIDDLDRCPPDKVVEVLQAVHLLLSFPAFVVVVAVDARWVSQSLRIGYKDLFGQDDSADIDGDGIPDSFRATPHDYLEKIFQIPFWLYFMNIEGRRNLLTQLMESNLESEPAKESNPLNDVNSNKIVVSERIMANSEAVNINANSDISKNISGLERKDSLNPALQNEIQTESKDASSNLTESDSSEEFPFKLEESAADAEQLTIKREESDFSLTLAPILGFSPRALKRFVNVYLLIKVGLSDLQWRIYYEKVHPKTGEKDAVGTIRNFQAVMLLLAVITGLPATSRILFRTLRTKTLRTLGELFEQMDVKKKNDKWYILGSPADEISIKRKMVERGLTDILPKTEITDLNLEVNKYNMEIELLQFTKWLDREKRNWFEVDLDQLRYWDPVVSRYSFRVEPIDQD, from the coding sequence ATGAATTTAATCTGCCCAAGCTGTAAAACTGAAAATCCAAGCATTGCAATCTTTTGTTCTAATTGCGGATACAATTTAAAGCAATTCAAAGAACTGAGTGATTTAGAATTACTCCAGGAAAGCCTTGCGGCAAAGGATTATAAAGTAGAAAGAAGAATTGATGGAGGAACACAATCAGATCCCTTTTTATGTGAATATATTCCAACAGGTGAAAAATTTGTAATTAGACTTTTAAAAAAAGATCAACCAGAAGATTTGAGAGATCTATTTATCACTGGTATAAATTTAAATGCACAGCTAGATCATCCCAATATTTTAAAAGTAAAAGAAGTAGGGATGCTTGGTGAACGACCCTATTTTATTTCGAAGTATGCGGATAATGGCACTTTGTCTTGGCTTTTGAATACTTATGGCACGAAAGGAATGCCAATCGAAGAGGCAATAGGACTCACTATAAAAATTCTGAAAGGACTACACGAGATTCATGAGCAAAATGTGATCCATCGAAATCTTAAGCCGGACGCAATCTTTACACAGAAAAATGGAGAGCCTGTTATCGGCGAATTTGGATTAGCCAAACAAATTGAAGATGGTAACAAAATAAAAAGCGAAAATCTCGTTGGAACTTTAGAATATATGAGTCCTGAGAGATGTAAGCTTAAGAGAGTAGATAGAAGAAGTGATATTTATTCTGTTGGAATTATGCTCTATCAATTGTTGACGGGTGAGTTACCATTTACCGGTGATACACAAACACTTATATTCAAACAAACCAATGAAGTTCTACCTACAATTACCTACAAACTTCTTGCAAAGGGATTAAATTCAATTATTAGCGGCAAAGAGAAATTATACTTAGCCGCAGGTGAAATTCAAGCTATATTAGAAAAAGCATGTAAAAAAGGACCAAGTAGTCGTTATAATAACGCGATAGAATTTGCAAATGTATTAGAAAAATTTCTAACTTTCGTTAGCACTCCATCACAAACGGCAAATAAGGAAAACCGCTGGAAGGCACTCAATCAATACCGCGCCGATCACAATGCAAATGTGAGTGATGATAGATTGGGAATTACAAATGCAGTTGATGCTTTTGCTCGTTTAATTTCTGCCAAATCTGTCCACCCACCTTTATCTATTGGTCTTTTTGGAAATTGGGGAGCAGGAAAGAGTTTTTTTATGAGCAAGCTCTCTAAAGAAATTGAGAGACTAACAAAGAGTATGCGATCAGAAGCCAAAGCAGGTGTTGAGCAGAGTAATCTGGCTTTTTATGGAAATATTGTTCAAATCGAATTTAATACCTGGCATTTTGTGGACGCAAATCTCTGGGCGAGTCTTGTGAATCATATTTTCTCTAATTTAAGAATTAAGGGTGAGCCAGTTGATGAAGTGAAAGAGCGAAGAAATTTTCTTATTAAAAGAATTGAGAGTGAGAAGAATGGTTTATTGGATTTAGAAAAGGATGAAGAAAAATTTTCAGCTAAAGTAAATGACATTACTGCTGAAATAGAAAAAGAATCTGTAAATTACAAATCAGTAATTTACAATTTATTCGATAAATCTTTCGACTCTGCTATCAAAGAAAAGATTAGCCCTGATGAAATAAAAGAATGGTGTAAAAAAGCTGGCATAGAGTATAATCCCGATGAGCCGATTGCTTCTCAAATGCAACGAATTTACGCGGAGAGTGATAAATTCAAATCTCTTCCTTTACTAGAACAAGTAAAGAGTAGATATAAAGGCTATCTTTATTTTGGAATCGTTGTTCTAATTCTATTCTTACTCGGAGTTTTCTGGGCTACTCTTAGTTATCTGCTAAATATATTTTTTGGATCGGATTGGATAGATAAAATTACTAAATTTTCTACTGATTTGCTATTGAGTGTGATTGGAAGTATAACTGCTATGCTTGCTCCTGTGTATCCAATCTATGTTGGATTAAAGTCATGGGCTACGAAATATTTAAATTGGTCTCCACAATTTTTTAAAAAAATAAAAGATACAATTCCTGATTTGAATGCAGAGCTTGAAAAAAAAGAGAAAGAAAAAGAGAAGAAACTCGCTGATTTAGAAGCAAAGAAAAAAACATTTGAAGAAAAAAAGGAAAACGCCCGTTCGGAAATTCAAAAGTTAGAATCTGATCTAGATAAAACATCAGATGGAGATTATTTATCTACATTTATTAAAGGTCGAATGGGCACGGATGAATACACTAAGCATTTGGGACTACAGGCAAAGATTCGGACAGACTTCGAGCAGTTATCGAATCTAATTGAAAAATACAATAAAAGTATGTTAGCTGGAGAAGTGAAAGATAACGACGGTTATATGATTAATCGAATTGTATTGTATATCGATGATTTAGATAGATGTCCCCCTGATAAAGTTGTCGAAGTGTTGCAAGCGGTTCATTTGCTTCTATCCTTTCCTGCTTTCGTTGTCGTTGTTGCTGTAGATGCAAGATGGGTATCCCAATCTCTTCGTATCGGATATAAAGATTTATTCGGACAAGATGATTCAGCAGATATAGACGGTGATGGAATTCCGGATAGCTTTCGGGCAACCCCGCATGATTATTTGGAGAAAATATTTCAAATTCCATTTTGGTTATATTTTATGAATATCGAGGGAAGAAGAAACCTACTTACGCAGCTAATGGAAAGTAACCTTGAATCGGAACCTGCAAAGGAATCCAATCCTTTGAATGATGTTAATTCTAATAAAATTGTTGTCTCTGAAAGGATAATGGCTAACTCTGAGGCAGTGAATATAAATGCAAACTCTGACATTTCTAAAAATATTTCGGGATTAGAAAGAAAGGATAGTTTAAATCCTGCTTTACAAAATGAAATACAAACTGAATCCAAAGATGCTAGTTCTAATTTAACGGAATCTGATTCATCGGAAGAATTTCCATTTAAGTTAGAAGAATCTGCTGCTGATGCGGAGCAATTAACGATTAAGAGAGAAGAAAGTGATTTCTCTTTAACGCTCGCACCGATTTTAGGGTTCTCTCCACGTGCATTGAAGCGCTTTGTAAATGTTTACTTGCTAATTAAAGTAGGACTTTCTGATTTACAATGGAGAATTTACTATGAAAAAGTTCATCCTAAGACTGGAGAGAAAGATGCAGTAGGAACCATAAGAAATTTTCAAGCCGTAATGCTTTTACTTGCAGTGATTACAGGGCTTCCGGCTACTTCGCGTATACTGTTTCGCACGCTTAGGACAAAGACCTTACGCACTCTTGGTGAACTCTTTGAACAGATGGATGTAAAGAAGAAAAATGACAAATGGTATATTCTGGGAAGTCCTGCTGACGAAATTTCGATTAAGAGAAAAATGGTAGAGCGCGGGCTAACGGATATTTTACCCAAAACAGAAATTACCGATCTAAATTTAGAAGTTAATAAATATAATATGGAAATAGAACTTTTACAATTTACGAAATGGCTTGATCGGGAAAAAAGAAATTGGTTTGAGGTAGATCTCGATCAATTACGTTATTGGGACCCTGTAGTTTCAAGATATTCGTTTCGAGTTGAACCAATTGATCAAGATTGA
- a CDS encoding NAD-glutamate dehydrogenase — MLSYAKMELYNESIRENFFHIEDFPELYYDYFPTALVKKYKVELREHPLKSEILNTQIINFYINLMGFTGISILGDENTKDRMKYLKEILDYLYSLRVDLLLKEIAGFRFKEIEKDNVRLCSEIRDRVRAKWGLSRKISLSGNILDSYLSAKARQNIEKI, encoded by the coding sequence TTGCTTTCCTATGCTAAAATGGAATTATACAACGAGTCTATTCGTGAAAATTTTTTCCATATCGAAGACTTCCCCGAATTGTATTACGATTATTTTCCTACTGCTCTCGTAAAAAAATACAAAGTAGAATTAAGAGAACATCCACTTAAATCTGAAATCTTAAACACACAGATTATAAACTTTTATATTAACCTTATGGGTTTCACGGGAATTTCTATCCTGGGAGATGAAAATACAAAAGATCGAATGAAATATTTAAAAGAAATATTGGACTATCTTTATTCCCTGCGAGTAGACTTACTTCTAAAAGAAATTGCCGGCTTTAGATTTAAAGAAATTGAAAAAGACAATGTTCGTTTATGCTCAGAAATTAGAGACCGTGTTCGCGCCAAATGGGGATTATCCAGAAAGATTTCGCTTTCTGGAAATATTTTGGATTCCTATCTTTCTGCCAAAGCTAGACAGAACATTGAAAAAATTTAG
- a CDS encoding STAS domain-containing protein, protein MSLHEIEVQVEKIDNIFVMRLEGSISSFTYKKFIEEVRKCNRKGGLIIDMEEVTAISSMGIAALKEISDMSYKSGNKIVFLNLSMNVKQSLQMVGLSKVFNVAPNEELAMKMASKPSR, encoded by the coding sequence ATGAGCTTACATGAAATTGAAGTGCAGGTCGAGAAAATTGACAATATTTTCGTGATGCGACTAGAAGGGTCGATTTCTTCTTTTACCTACAAGAAGTTTATAGAGGAAGTCAGAAAGTGTAATCGTAAGGGTGGACTTATCATTGATATGGAAGAGGTTACTGCCATTTCCTCGATGGGTATCGCTGCTCTTAAGGAAATCAGCGATATGAGTTATAAGTCAGGAAATAAAATCGTATTCCTAAATCTATCAATGAACGTTAAGCAATCGCTTCAAATGGTAGGGCTCAGTAAAGTGTTCAATGTCGCGCCGAATGAGGAGCTGGCAATGAAGATGGCATCTAAACCAAGCAGGTAA
- a CDS encoding transcriptional regulator, with amino-acid sequence MLRKKRGIKQYDMARALGVSPSYLSKIETDSQEPTERFKVNVAKFLKTSLEKLFNDHPVEEIFPEFSTGLTNKLWAKRREMGIKQYDMAKKLKVSTPFLSKVELGLLEPTEEFKQLASKVFKMEQSELFLATVQY; translated from the coding sequence ATGCTTAGAAAAAAAAGAGGAATCAAACAGTATGATATGGCGAGAGCACTTGGCGTGTCCCCTAGTTACTTATCAAAAATTGAAACTGATAGCCAGGAACCGACAGAGAGGTTTAAGGTAAATGTTGCAAAATTTCTTAAAACTTCCCTTGAAAAGCTTTTTAATGATCACCCTGTTGAAGAAATTTTTCCTGAATTTAGCACTGGACTTACAAATAAGCTCTGGGCAAAAAGAAGAGAAATGGGAATCAAACAGTATGACATGGCAAAAAAACTAAAAGTTTCTACTCCTTTTCTTTCCAAAGTAGAACTTGGTTTACTTGAACCTACGGAAGAATTCAAGCAATTAGCATCAAAAGTTTTCAAAATGGAACAATCAGAGCTTTTTCTAGCTACTGTTCAATACTAA